One part of the Streptomyces nigra genome encodes these proteins:
- a CDS encoding DUF2617 family protein, with product MLTTLNTAYTDTRAADLAWTLGREPLPALATLDLELGPARLQLRLLGASHQVLLDEERGRCSETVACIPGSSTPLPLGVAKRAGDWEYEFAAQVEVLSPGQFAGRAQELLALVADHPHGLAGVFPGSPHAFTAMLARRHEGQVHWRTWHAYPQDGQLVATRTRVGVRVPAGPGRPTANRLRPSAVLAG from the coding sequence ATGCTCACGACCCTGAACACCGCCTATACCGACACGCGCGCCGCCGACCTGGCCTGGACCCTGGGACGGGAGCCGCTTCCCGCACTCGCCACGCTCGACCTGGAACTCGGCCCGGCCAGACTCCAGTTGAGGCTGCTCGGCGCCTCCCACCAGGTCCTCCTCGACGAGGAGCGGGGACGCTGTTCGGAGACGGTGGCCTGCATTCCGGGCAGCAGCACCCCCCTCCCGCTCGGCGTGGCCAAGCGCGCGGGCGACTGGGAGTACGAGTTCGCCGCCCAGGTCGAGGTGCTGTCACCGGGCCAGTTCGCGGGTCGCGCCCAGGAGTTGCTGGCGCTGGTCGCCGACCATCCGCACGGCCTGGCCGGGGTGTTCCCCGGGAGCCCGCACGCCTTCACCGCGATGCTGGCCCGGCGGCACGAGGGGCAGGTGCACTGGCGGACCTGGCACGCCTACCCGCAGGACGGCCAGTTGGTGGCCACCCGGACCCGGGTCGGGGTGCGCGTCCCGGCGGGCCCCGGCCGCCCCACGGCCAACCGGCTGCGCCCCTCCGCCGTCCTCGCCGGATAA
- a CDS encoding polyamine aminopropyltransferase, which translates to MIEPHAPAPPGTTPSWGGRARLPVRPDTGRFLVLAGVFVCAACGLVYELELVALASYLIGDSVTQASVVLSVMVFAMGIGSLAAKRLRPRAAAGFGAIEAVLALVGGCSALALYAVFAWTGDWGGPWTHAPRALLVTFSLVIGLLIGAEVPLLMELIQRIRRQDAGGAVADLFAADYVGALVGGLAFPFLLLPLLGQLTSALVVGGVNAVVGAALVLGVFRADLSPRARRVLLAVNLAVLGVLAVATVLVDDFERAARHAVYGQDVRVAVRTGVQEVVITGGTDGRPLDLFLDGRLRVSGRDEGRYHGALVHPAMSGGHARVLILGGGDGLAAREVLRHPGVRRVDIVESDPEVVRLAREDPPLSRLNGYVYGDPRVRVRGSDAFRVLRSVPPGSYEVIVSDLPDPGVTDSAKLYSQEFYGLARRALTPHGRLAVHAGPVSPDPRVFWTVEATLRAAGLRTTPYSLAPRDPAAGPARAPDDWGFVLAGRDGPPPLRGKPAAGVRAAEASRVPGLPASTLVHPRY; encoded by the coding sequence GTGATCGAACCGCACGCCCCCGCGCCTCCCGGCACGACGCCCTCCTGGGGCGGCCGGGCGCGGCTGCCGGTCCGGCCGGACACCGGGCGGTTCCTGGTCCTCGCGGGCGTCTTCGTCTGCGCCGCCTGCGGACTCGTGTACGAACTGGAACTCGTCGCGCTCGCCTCGTACTTGATCGGCGACTCGGTCACCCAGGCGTCCGTCGTGCTGTCCGTCATGGTCTTCGCCATGGGCATCGGCTCCCTCGCCGCCAAGCGTCTGCGGCCCCGCGCCGCCGCCGGGTTCGGCGCCATCGAGGCGGTCCTCGCCCTGGTCGGCGGGTGCAGCGCGCTCGCCCTGTACGCCGTCTTCGCCTGGACCGGCGACTGGGGCGGCCCGTGGACGCACGCCCCCCGCGCCCTCCTCGTCACCTTCTCCCTGGTCATCGGACTGCTCATCGGCGCCGAGGTCCCGCTGCTGATGGAGCTGATCCAGCGCATCCGCCGCCAGGACGCGGGCGGCGCGGTGGCCGACCTGTTCGCCGCGGACTACGTCGGCGCGCTCGTCGGCGGGCTGGCCTTTCCCTTTCTTCTGCTGCCGCTGCTCGGGCAGTTGACGTCGGCCCTCGTCGTCGGCGGGGTCAACGCGGTCGTCGGCGCCGCACTCGTCCTCGGGGTGTTCCGCGCCGACCTCAGCCCCCGCGCCCGCCGGGTCCTCCTCGCCGTCAACCTCGCCGTGCTCGGTGTCCTCGCCGTCGCCACCGTCCTCGTCGACGACTTCGAGCGGGCCGCGCGGCACGCGGTGTACGGGCAGGACGTGCGGGTGGCCGTGCGCACGGGCGTCCAGGAGGTCGTCATCACCGGTGGCACCGACGGCCGCCCCCTCGACCTCTTCCTCGACGGCCGGCTCCGGGTCAGCGGCCGGGACGAGGGCCGCTACCACGGGGCGCTGGTGCACCCCGCGATGAGCGGGGGCCACGCGCGCGTGCTGATCCTCGGCGGCGGCGACGGACTGGCGGCGCGTGAGGTGCTGCGCCACCCCGGCGTGCGCCGGGTCGACATCGTCGAGTCCGACCCCGAGGTGGTGCGGCTGGCCCGCGAGGACCCGCCGCTGTCCCGGCTCAACGGATACGTCTACGGCGACCCGCGCGTGCGGGTCCGCGGCTCCGACGCCTTCCGTGTGCTGCGGTCGGTCCCGCCGGGCTCGTACGAGGTGATCGTCTCCGATCTGCCCGACCCCGGGGTCACCGACAGCGCCAAGCTGTACTCGCAGGAGTTCTACGGCCTCGCCCGCCGCGCCCTCACCCCGCACGGGCGTCTCGCCGTGCACGCCGGGCCGGTCTCCCCGGACCCGCGCGTCTTCTGGACCGTCGAGGCCACGCTGCGCGCCGCCGGGCTGCGGACCACGCCGTACTCCCTCGCACCGCGCGACCCCGCGGCGGGCCCGGCGCGGGCGCCGGACGACTGGGGGTTCGTCCTGGCCGGGCGGGACGGGCCACCACCGCTGCGGGGGAAGCCGGCTGCGGGTGTGCGGGCGGCCGAGGCGTCGCGGGTCCCCGGCCTGCCCGCGTCGACCCTCGTGCATCCGCGGTACTGA
- a CDS encoding SRPBCC domain-containing protein: MEHEVFVPVPAERLREVLADPVRVARAVPGLQQDAGAEPVAGRLKLRVAGHTITYRGAVRISARDDGAYTVEGDAAEARGTGSVKLALTLHARDADGGATLVFEGGASADGRVSEFDADAVHTAVTRLLNRFAEQLGAVAAESAGPEAADDGVEESLAPGEFEPRVTSDFETTPDAEDPPVPEPPSVFDTEVPPPALEAEDEESEGSEEAGEAPVAEAAHARRTMIGRSAEEVDHAPPRGRYAPVPPPQSLAPNSALRWAAPAAAVVVASAIVAGRMLRRRR, translated from the coding sequence ATGGAGCATGAGGTGTTCGTTCCGGTCCCGGCCGAGCGGCTCAGGGAGGTGCTGGCCGACCCCGTGCGGGTCGCCCGCGCGGTCCCCGGGCTCCAGCAGGACGCCGGTGCCGAGCCCGTCGCCGGGCGCCTGAAGCTGCGCGTCGCCGGGCACACCATCACCTACCGGGGCGCCGTACGGATCTCCGCGCGGGACGACGGCGCCTACACCGTGGAGGGCGACGCGGCCGAGGCGCGCGGAACCGGTTCCGTGAAGCTCGCGCTCACCCTGCACGCGCGGGACGCCGACGGCGGGGCCACGCTCGTGTTCGAGGGCGGCGCCTCCGCGGACGGGCGCGTCAGCGAGTTCGACGCCGACGCCGTCCATACGGCCGTCACCCGGCTGCTGAACCGGTTCGCCGAGCAGCTCGGCGCGGTGGCGGCGGAGTCCGCCGGACCCGAGGCCGCCGACGACGGCGTCGAGGAGTCCCTCGCCCCCGGCGAGTTCGAGCCACGCGTGACCAGCGACTTCGAGACGACCCCGGACGCCGAGGACCCGCCCGTGCCGGAACCGCCGTCCGTGTTCGACACCGAGGTGCCGCCGCCCGCCCTCGAAGCGGAGGACGAGGAGAGCGAGGGGAGCGAAGAGGCGGGCGAGGCGCCCGTCGCGGAGGCCGCGCACGCCCGGCGCACGATGATCGGCCGCAGCGCCGAGGAGGTCGACCACGCCCCGCCGCGCGGCCGGTACGCCCCGGTGCCGCCACCGCAGTCCCTCGCGCCGAACTCCGCGCTGCGCTGGGCCGCCCCGGCCGCCGCCGTCGTAGTGGCCTCGGCGATCGTGGCCGGCCGGATGCTGCGCCGCCGCCGCTGA
- a CDS encoding aldose epimerase, translating into MRTEHITLTAGDAEVDVLPGNGGRVGGLRVGGTELLRQGERFGCFPMVPWCGRIRDGRFRDGAEVRQMPLNAPPHAIHGTARDGVWKVARHTDAETVLTYDLTEPWPYPGRVTQRVALTPDSLTLTMSVETYDASFPAQIGWHPWFNRNLGDGGEDVRLDFGPAWQEERGDDHLPTGDRIDPRPGPWDDCFGMPGGVDVTLTWPERLELKVTSREEWVVVYDEQEAAVCVEPQTGPPNGLNTHPRLVTPLEPLEATTVWRWRRP; encoded by the coding sequence GTGCGTACCGAACACATCACGCTGACCGCGGGCGACGCGGAGGTGGACGTACTGCCGGGCAACGGCGGACGGGTCGGGGGACTGCGCGTCGGCGGGACGGAGCTGCTGCGGCAGGGCGAGCGGTTCGGCTGCTTCCCGATGGTGCCCTGGTGCGGGCGGATCCGTGACGGCCGCTTCCGCGACGGCGCCGAGGTACGGCAGATGCCGCTCAACGCCCCGCCCCACGCCATCCACGGCACCGCCCGCGACGGGGTGTGGAAGGTCGCCCGGCACACCGACGCCGAGACCGTCCTCACCTACGACCTGACCGAGCCCTGGCCCTACCCGGGCCGCGTCACCCAGCGCGTCGCGCTCACCCCCGACAGCCTCACGCTGACCATGTCCGTGGAGACGTACGACGCCTCCTTCCCGGCGCAGATCGGCTGGCACCCCTGGTTCAACCGGAATCTCGGCGACGGCGGCGAGGACGTCCGGCTCGACTTCGGCCCCGCCTGGCAGGAGGAGCGCGGCGACGACCACCTCCCCACGGGCGACCGGATCGACCCGCGCCCTGGCCCCTGGGACGACTGCTTCGGCATGCCCGGCGGCGTCGACGTCACCCTCACCTGGCCGGAGCGCCTGGAGCTGAAGGTGACCAGCCGCGAGGAGTGGGTCGTCGTCTACGACGAGCAGGAGGCCGCCGTCTGCGTCGAACCGCAGACCGGCCCGCCCAACGGGCTGAACACCCATCCCCGCCTGGTCACGCCCCTGGAGCCGCTGGAGGCCACGACCGTCTGGCGCTGGCGACGCCCTTAA
- the pyrE gene encoding orotate phosphoribosyltransferase has protein sequence MTDVRAALLQQIKDKAVVHGKVTLSSGLEADYYVDLRRITLDGEAAPLVGQVLLDLTADLEFDAVGGLTMGADPVAAAMLHAAAARGRRLDAFVVRKAAKAHGLQRRVEGPDIAGRRVLVVEDTSTTGGSPLTAVEAVREAGAEVAGVATIVDRATGAAEKIREGAQVPYLYAYSKDELGLD, from the coding sequence ATGACTGACGTTCGTGCGGCGCTGCTGCAGCAGATCAAGGACAAGGCCGTGGTGCACGGCAAGGTGACCCTGTCGTCGGGCCTCGAAGCCGACTACTACGTCGACCTGCGGCGCATCACCCTCGACGGCGAGGCCGCCCCGCTGGTCGGGCAGGTGCTGCTCGACCTGACCGCCGACCTGGAGTTCGACGCCGTGGGCGGGCTGACCATGGGCGCCGACCCGGTGGCCGCCGCCATGCTGCACGCCGCCGCCGCGCGCGGCCGCAGGCTCGACGCGTTCGTCGTCCGCAAGGCCGCCAAGGCGCACGGCCTGCAGCGCCGTGTCGAGGGGCCGGACATCGCCGGCCGCCGGGTGCTCGTCGTCGAGGACACCTCCACCACCGGCGGTTCGCCTCTCACCGCCGTCGAGGCCGTGCGCGAGGCGGGCGCCGAGGTCGCCGGTGTCGCGACCATCGTCGACCGGGCCACCGGCGCCGCCGAGAAGATCCGTGAGGGCGCCCAAGTGCCGTACCTGTACGCGTACTCCAAGGACGAGCTCGGCCTGGACTGA
- the fbaA gene encoding class II fructose-bisphosphate aldolase encodes MPIATPEVYNEMLDRAKAGKFAYPAINVTSSQTLHAALRGFAEAESDGIIQISTGGAEFLGGQHNKDMVTGAVALAEFAHIVAKKYDVTVALHTDHCPKDKLDGYVRPLLAVSEERVARGENPLFQSHMWDGSAETLADNLAIAQELLERARAAKIILEVEITPTGGEEDGVSHEINDSLYTTVEDAIRTAEALGLGDKGRYLLAASFGNVHGVYKPGNVVLRPELLKELNEGVAAKYGKPAGSQPFDFVFHGGSGSTEEEIRTALENGVVKMNIDTDTQYAFTRPVADHMFRNYDGVLKVDGEVGNKKTYDPRTWGKLAEASMAARVTEACTHLRSAGTKIK; translated from the coding sequence ATGCCCATCGCAACCCCCGAGGTCTACAACGAGATGCTCGACCGGGCGAAGGCAGGCAAGTTCGCCTACCCGGCCATCAACGTGACCTCCTCCCAGACCCTGCACGCGGCCCTGCGCGGCTTCGCGGAGGCGGAGAGCGACGGCATCATCCAGATCTCCACGGGTGGTGCCGAGTTCCTGGGCGGTCAGCACAACAAGGACATGGTCACCGGCGCCGTCGCCCTGGCCGAGTTCGCGCACATCGTCGCCAAGAAGTACGACGTCACCGTCGCGCTGCACACCGACCACTGCCCGAAGGACAAGCTCGACGGGTACGTACGCCCGCTGCTCGCGGTGTCCGAGGAGCGCGTCGCGCGCGGTGAGAACCCGCTGTTCCAGTCGCACATGTGGGACGGCTCGGCGGAGACCCTCGCCGACAACCTCGCCATCGCGCAGGAGCTGCTGGAGCGCGCCCGCGCCGCCAAGATCATCCTCGAGGTCGAGATCACCCCGACCGGTGGCGAGGAGGACGGCGTCTCCCACGAGATCAACGACTCCCTCTACACCACGGTCGAGGACGCGATCCGCACGGCCGAGGCGCTGGGCCTGGGCGACAAGGGCCGCTACCTGCTCGCCGCGTCCTTCGGCAACGTCCACGGCGTGTACAAGCCGGGCAACGTCGTGCTCCGTCCCGAGCTGCTGAAGGAGCTCAACGAGGGCGTCGCCGCCAAGTACGGCAAGCCGGCCGGCTCGCAGCCGTTCGACTTCGTCTTCCACGGCGGCTCGGGCTCCACCGAGGAGGAGATCCGCACCGCGCTGGAGAACGGCGTCGTCAAGATGAACATCGACACCGACACCCAGTACGCGTTCACGCGTCCGGTCGCGGACCACATGTTCCGCAACTACGACGGCGTCCTGAAGGTCGACGGCGAGGTCGGCAACAAGAAGACCTACGACCCGCGCACCTGGGGCAAGCTCGCCGAGGCGTCCATGGCCGCGCGGGTGACCGAGGCCTGCACGCACCTGCGTTCCGCCGGTACGAAGATCAAGTAG
- a CDS encoding MFS transporter: MPDVRLASSQGRWVLLTTVLGSSMAMLDSTVVNVALPRIGRDLDADLAALQWTVNAYMLTLAGLILLGGSLGDRYGRRRIFVVGVVWFAAASLLCGLAPGVEVLVAARALQGIGGALLTPGSLALIQASFHPDDRARAVGLWSGFGGVGAAVGPFVGGWLVDGPGWRWVFLLNVPVALVCAPIAVRHVPESGDGTRHGRFDVLGAALGALALALVTYALIEAPKGSATVVVAAVAGVGAGVAFVWVERHRSDPMMPPDIFRSRQFTAVNLVTLCVYAAFGGFFFLAALQLQVVAGYSALGAGAALLPTTALMLLFSARSGALADRIGPRVPLTVGPLVCAGGMLLMLRVGPGAVYVSDVLPALLVLGLGMVTLVAPLTATVLGSVDTARAGLASGINNAAARAAGLVAVAALPLLAGMGEEAYRSASAFDAAFRRAMPICAGVLVVGAVVAFVTVRALPAGCRKPECLRHGSVVSPPLEGQGSRGRLGE, translated from the coding sequence ATGCCCGACGTCCGGCTGGCCTCATCGCAGGGCCGGTGGGTCCTGCTCACCACCGTCCTCGGCTCCAGCATGGCGATGCTGGACTCCACCGTCGTCAACGTCGCCCTGCCGCGTATCGGCCGGGACCTCGACGCCGACCTCGCCGCGCTCCAGTGGACCGTCAACGCGTACATGCTGACGCTGGCCGGGCTGATCCTGCTCGGCGGCTCGCTCGGCGACCGGTACGGGCGGCGCCGGATCTTCGTGGTGGGCGTGGTGTGGTTCGCGGCGGCCTCGCTGCTGTGCGGGCTCGCGCCCGGCGTCGAGGTGCTGGTCGCCGCCCGCGCCCTGCAGGGGATCGGCGGGGCGCTGCTGACGCCGGGGTCGCTGGCGCTGATCCAGGCGTCCTTCCACCCCGACGACCGGGCGCGCGCGGTCGGCCTGTGGTCCGGGTTCGGCGGGGTCGGGGCGGCCGTCGGGCCCTTCGTGGGCGGCTGGCTCGTCGACGGGCCGGGCTGGCGGTGGGTGTTCCTGCTGAACGTGCCCGTCGCGCTGGTGTGCGCGCCGATCGCCGTGCGGCACGTCCCCGAGTCGGGTGACGGGACCCGGCACGGCCGCTTCGACGTGCTCGGGGCGGCCCTCGGGGCGCTGGCCCTGGCCCTCGTGACGTACGCGCTGATCGAGGCGCCGAAGGGGTCGGCGACGGTGGTGGTCGCCGCGGTGGCGGGGGTCGGTGCCGGGGTCGCGTTCGTGTGGGTGGAGCGGCATCGGAGCGATCCGATGATGCCGCCCGACATCTTCCGCTCGCGGCAGTTCACGGCCGTCAATCTGGTCACGCTGTGCGTGTACGCGGCCTTCGGCGGGTTCTTCTTCCTGGCCGCGCTGCAGTTGCAGGTGGTCGCCGGGTATTCGGCGCTCGGGGCGGGGGCGGCGCTGCTGCCGACTACCGCGCTGATGCTGTTGTTCTCGGCGCGGTCGGGGGCTCTCGCGGATCGGATCGGGCCGCGAGTGCCGTTGACCGTGGGGCCGCTGGTGTGTGCGGGCGGGATGCTGTTGATGCTGCGGGTGGGGCCGGGGGCGGTGTACGTGTCGGACGTGCTGCCCGCGCTGCTGGTGCTGGGGCTCGGCATGGTCACGCTGGTGGCGCCGCTGACGGCGACCGTTCTCGGGTCCGTCGATACCGCTCGGGCGGGGCTGGCCAGCGGGATCAACAACGCGGCGGCTCGGGCGGCGGGGCTGGTGGCGGTGGCGGCGTTGCCGCTGCTCGCGGGGATGGGGGAGGAGGCGTATCGGTCGGCGTCCGCCTTTGATGCGGCGTTTCGGCGGGCGATGCCTATTTGCGCGGGGGTGTTGGTGGTGGGGGCGGTGGTGGCGTTCGTGACGGTGCGGGCGTTGCCGGCGGGGTGCCGTAAGCCGGAGTGTCTGCGGCACGGGTCTGTTGTGTCGCCTCCGTTGGAGGGGCAGGGGAGCCGGGGGAGGCTGGGGGAGTAG
- a CDS encoding DUF3151 domain-containing protein gives MAIHENLLGGPPPTHLPDDPETRELLAGGTAPSEVAARYPTSSLAWAQLADEAFERGSVVESYAYARTGYHRGLDALRRSGWKGHGPVPWEHEPNRGFLRALHALARAAGSIGEQEEYERCSQFLKDSSPTAAQTLG, from the coding sequence ATGGCCATTCATGAAAATCTGCTCGGGGGGCCGCCCCCGACCCATCTGCCCGACGACCCGGAGACCCGTGAGCTGCTCGCGGGCGGTACCGCGCCCTCCGAAGTCGCCGCCCGGTACCCGACCTCCTCCCTGGCCTGGGCCCAGCTCGCCGACGAGGCGTTCGAGCGGGGCAGCGTCGTGGAGTCGTACGCCTATGCGCGCACCGGCTACCACCGCGGTCTGGACGCGCTGCGTCGCAGCGGCTGGAAGGGCCACGGGCCCGTCCCGTGGGAGCACGAGCCGAACCGGGGCTTCCTGCGGGCCCTGCACGCCCTCGCCCGGGCCGCCGGGTCCATCGGTGAGCAGGAGGAGTACGAGCGCTGCTCGCAGTTCCTGAAGGACTCCTCGCCGACCGCCGCCCAGACTCTGGGCTAG
- a CDS encoding tryptophan 2,3-dioxygenase family protein, producing the protein MSQQAHRPADTTAGTQEPETPNLDFAGTTPYEDYVRADVLTHLQHTLSDDPGEMVFLVTTQVMELWFTVIVHEWETAARALREDRPGVAIDALKRSVRELEALNASWTPLGQLTPAQFNSYRSALGEGSGFQSAMYRRLEFLLGEKSASMLVPHRGAPRVHAELEKALHEPSLYDEVLRFLARRGHAIPEQVLTRDVTRRYEPSEAVEAVWTEIYTGDQSAELTRLGEALTDVAELVWRWRNDHLVATRRAMGAKTGTGGSAGVAWLEKRAQKNVFPELWTARSHV; encoded by the coding sequence ATGTCCCAGCAGGCTCATCGGCCCGCGGACACCACCGCGGGGACTCAGGAGCCCGAGACCCCGAACCTCGACTTCGCGGGTACGACACCGTACGAGGACTACGTCAGGGCGGACGTCCTCACCCACCTGCAGCACACCCTCTCCGACGATCCCGGAGAGATGGTCTTCCTGGTCACGACCCAGGTCATGGAGCTGTGGTTCACCGTCATCGTCCACGAGTGGGAGACCGCGGCCCGCGCGCTGCGCGAGGACCGCCCCGGTGTGGCGATCGACGCCCTGAAGCGGTCCGTGCGGGAGCTGGAGGCGCTGAACGCCTCCTGGACGCCGCTCGGGCAGCTCACGCCGGCCCAGTTCAACTCGTACCGCAGCGCGCTCGGCGAGGGGTCCGGCTTCCAGTCCGCGATGTACCGCCGGCTGGAGTTCCTGCTCGGCGAGAAGTCGGCGTCGATGCTCGTCCCGCACCGCGGCGCCCCGCGCGTCCACGCGGAGCTGGAGAAGGCCCTGCACGAGCCCAGCCTGTACGACGAGGTGCTCCGCTTCCTCGCCCGGCGCGGTCACGCGATCCCCGAGCAGGTGCTGACGCGTGACGTCACCCGCCGTTACGAGCCGTCGGAGGCCGTCGAGGCGGTCTGGACGGAGATCTACACGGGCGACCAGAGCGCCGAGCTCACCCGTCTGGGCGAGGCCCTCACGGACGTCGCCGAGCTGGTGTGGCGCTGGCGCAACGACCACCTGGTCGCCACCCGCCGCGCGATGGGCGCCAAGACCGGCACCGGCGGCTCGGCCGGCGTGGCCTGGCTGGAGAAGCGCGCCCAGAAGAACGTCTTCCCGGAGCTGTGGACGGCGAGGTCCCATGTCTGA
- the kynU gene encoding kynureninase, producing MSEPSELAARAEKLDADDELAGVRARFVLDDVVYLDGNSLGALPAHVPGRIEDVVRRQWGELRIRSWEESGWWTAPERIGDRIAPLVGAAPGQIVVGDSTSVNVFKALVAAVRIAGDGRDEILVDATTFPTDGYIAESAARMTGRTLRPVTPAEVPDALGDRTAAVLLNHVDYRTGRLHDLPSLTAAVRAAGAVSVWDLCHSAGALPVGLDEHGVDLAVGCTYKYLNGGPGSPAYLYVRHGLQDRFDSPLPGWNSHAEPFGMRREFAPASGAMRGRVGTPDILSMLALEAALDVWDGVPVEAVRAKSLALTDFFLECVEAYVPAGRVESVTPGAHAERGSQVALRCADAGDVMKELIARGVVGDFRHPDVLRFGFTPLYVSFADTERAARVLADVLDG from the coding sequence ATGTCTGAGCCGAGCGAGCTCGCCGCGCGGGCCGAGAAGCTGGACGCCGATGACGAACTCGCGGGCGTCCGCGCGCGGTTCGTCCTCGACGATGTCGTCTACCTCGACGGGAACTCGCTGGGCGCGCTGCCCGCGCACGTCCCCGGCCGGATCGAGGACGTCGTACGCCGGCAGTGGGGCGAGCTGCGCATCCGCTCCTGGGAGGAGAGCGGCTGGTGGACCGCGCCGGAGCGGATCGGCGACCGGATCGCCCCGCTGGTCGGCGCGGCACCCGGGCAGATCGTCGTCGGCGACTCCACCAGCGTCAACGTCTTCAAGGCGCTGGTCGCCGCCGTGCGTATCGCCGGGGACGGCCGCGACGAGATCCTCGTCGACGCCACCACCTTCCCCACCGACGGGTACATCGCCGAGTCGGCGGCCCGGATGACCGGCCGTACGCTGCGGCCGGTGACGCCCGCCGAGGTGCCGGACGCGCTGGGCGACCGTACGGCCGCCGTGCTGCTCAACCACGTCGACTACCGCACCGGGCGGCTGCACGACCTGCCGTCGCTGACGGCCGCCGTGCGCGCGGCGGGCGCGGTGTCCGTGTGGGACCTGTGCCACAGCGCCGGCGCGCTGCCGGTCGGTCTCGACGAGCACGGCGTGGACCTGGCGGTCGGCTGCACCTACAAGTACCTGAACGGCGGCCCGGGTTCACCGGCGTACCTGTATGTGCGCCACGGTCTGCAGGACCGGTTCGACTCGCCGCTGCCGGGGTGGAACTCGCACGCCGAACCCTTCGGGATGCGCCGGGAGTTCGCCCCGGCGTCCGGCGCCATGCGCGGCCGGGTCGGCACGCCCGACATCCTGTCCATGCTCGCCCTGGAGGCGGCGCTGGACGTGTGGGACGGGGTGCCGGTGGAGGCGGTGCGGGCCAAGTCGCTGGCGCTGACGGACTTCTTCCTGGAGTGCGTCGAGGCGTATGTGCCCGCGGGACGGGTGGAGTCCGTCACGCCGGGCGCGCACGCGGAGCGGGGGAGTCAGGTGGCGCTGCGGTGCGCCGATGCCGGGGACGTGATGAAGGAGCTGATCGCGCGCGGTGTGGTCGGGGACTTCCGTCACCCGGACGTGCTGCGCTTCGGCTTCACCCCGCTGTACGTGTCCTTCGCGGACACCGAGCGGGCGGCCCGCGTCCTCGCGGACGTGCTGGACGGCTAG
- a CDS encoding alpha/beta hydrolase: MPDDVAAARDAAEEESAFSHPPVDPDATASYGAHPDQVVDFYAPRGTAAPAGPAPLVVLLHGGAWRAPYDRRHLTPFAAFMARRGFAVANVEYRRGAEGAGTEAGRWPDTFDDVAAALDALPALAREALPQADPRRIVLAGHSAGGHLALWAAARHVLPAGSPWRTDGPPPLRGVVALAPIADLAVADKLDVCGGAVRQLLGSGPEFAERQPYADPALLLPTGIATTLVQGRTDIVVPQAVAEAYADAAAKAGEVAGLTLLEDVGHFPLIDPAADACAVVVEEIAQLAW, encoded by the coding sequence ATGCCGGACGACGTCGCCGCTGCCCGGGACGCCGCCGAGGAGGAGTCGGCCTTCTCGCACCCGCCCGTCGACCCCGACGCCACGGCTTCCTACGGCGCCCATCCCGACCAGGTCGTCGACTTCTACGCGCCCCGCGGAACCGCCGCGCCCGCCGGTCCGGCCCCGCTGGTCGTCCTGCTGCACGGCGGTGCCTGGCGGGCCCCGTACGACCGGCGGCACCTCACCCCGTTCGCGGCCTTCATGGCGCGGCGCGGCTTCGCCGTGGCCAACGTGGAGTACCGGCGCGGCGCCGAAGGGGCCGGGACGGAGGCCGGGCGCTGGCCCGACACCTTCGACGACGTCGCCGCCGCGCTGGACGCGCTGCCCGCGCTGGCCCGGGAGGCGCTGCCGCAGGCCGACCCGCGCCGGATCGTGCTCGCCGGGCACTCCGCGGGCGGGCATCTGGCCCTGTGGGCGGCCGCCCGGCACGTCCTGCCCGCCGGCTCCCCCTGGCGCACCGACGGGCCCCCGCCGCTGCGCGGGGTCGTGGCGCTCGCCCCGATCGCCGACCTCGCGGTCGCCGACAAGCTGGACGTCTGCGGCGGCGCCGTACGCCAGCTGCTCGGGTCCGGGCCGGAGTTCGCCGAGCGGCAGCCCTACGCGGATCCCGCGCTGCTGCTGCCCACCGGGATCGCGACGACGCTGGTCCAGGGCCGTACCGACATCGTGGTCCCGCAGGCCGTCGCCGAGGCGTACGCGGACGCGGCGGCGAAGGCGGGCGAGGTGGCCGGGCTGACGCTCCTCGAGGACGTCGGTCACTTCCCGCTGATCGACCCGGCGGCGGACGCCTGCGCGGTCGTGGTGGAGGAGATCGCCCAGCTGGCTTGGTGA